One window from the genome of Asterias rubens chromosome 11, eAstRub1.3, whole genome shotgun sequence encodes:
- the LOC117296699 gene encoding ficolin-2-like isoform X2: protein MNQASTTDATERTTTTETDAPPKDCSDILASGVSISGVYTVHPLDSGEAFQVYCDMETDGGGWTVFQRRNDGSVDFYLDFASYSRGFGNLEGEFWLGNDNLHRLTAQGEYELRVDLSDFESESRFAKYDSFSVADVNDKYRMTLGIYSGTAGDSLIYHNNQQFSTQDQDNDVDNSRHCAQKFNGAWWYRDCYYSNLNGGYLSGTTTEYARGAAWYHWKGWYYSLKTSEMKIRQTPK from the exons ATGAACCAGGCTAGTACAACTGATGCAACGGAGAGAACCACAACAACGGAAACAG ATGCCCCTCCGAAGGATTGTTCTGACATTCTTGCGAGTGGTGTATCGATCAGTGGCGTGTACACGGTTCATCCTCTAGACTCCGGTGAGGCTTTCCAGGTatactgtgatatggagacagaCGGTGGTGGATGGACG GTTTTCCAGCGGCGGAATGACGGCAGTGTTGATTTCTATTTGGACTTTGCCAGCTACAGCCGGGGCTTTGGGAATCTGGAGGGAGAGTTTTGGCTCGGTAACGACAACTTGCACCGTCTGACCGCTCAGGGCGAGTATGAACTCCGCGTAGATCTCTCAGACTTCGAGAGTGAATCCAGGTTTGCAAAGTATGACTCATTCAGCGTCGCTGATGTTAATGACAAATACAGGATGACTTTGGGAATTTACTCTGGAACAGCAG GTGACTCGCTGATTTACCATAATAACCAGCAGTTCTCGACTCAAGACCAAGACAACGATGTAGACAACAGTAGGCATTGTGCCCAGAAATTTAACGGTGCCTGGTGGTACAGGGACTGCTACTATTCTAATCTTAACGGTGGGTATCTCAGTGGGACCACGACTGAATATGCTCGAGGAGCTGCTTGGTATCACTGGAAGGGGTGGTATTACTCACTTAAAACCTCCGAGATGAAAATACGACAAACACCAAAATAA